From Flavobacterium sp. 102, a single genomic window includes:
- a CDS encoding PstS family phosphate ABC transporter substrate-binding protein yields MNKITKTITGFLLLTLLFVFSCQEKADSKTDTILEGKATIYVDESVLPIIEDQEAVFETQYNAKLHLVAQSENEILNSLLNDSAKIAVLTRTLSTKEIKVLESKKITPRITPFATDAVAFIKSKTANDTIVVLQDIIDFISGKPVPNIKGLVFDNPNSSTVRFMSEIAGMKIDKQKNVFSFKTNEEVIKYVAENNGMIGVIGMNWIFQPPLDLQKVVDQVNVLGVKGKDSNEYVFPTQDNLAQGKYPLARHLYIVNCQGYSGLGMGFGSFLGGERGQRIILKSGLVPERVPTRKIVIKNNNTKDNN; encoded by the coding sequence AATAACAAAAACTATTACGGGTTTTCTTTTGCTAACATTATTATTTGTGTTTTCTTGTCAAGAAAAAGCAGATAGCAAGACGGATACCATACTTGAAGGGAAAGCGACAATTTATGTTGACGAGTCTGTATTGCCTATAATAGAAGATCAAGAAGCTGTTTTTGAAACACAATACAATGCTAAATTGCATTTGGTTGCCCAATCTGAAAATGAGATTTTGAATTCATTACTAAATGATTCAGCCAAAATTGCTGTTCTCACAAGAACACTTTCTACCAAAGAAATTAAGGTTCTAGAAAGCAAAAAGATTACGCCAAGAATTACGCCTTTTGCCACAGATGCTGTCGCTTTTATTAAAAGTAAAACAGCCAATGATACCATAGTCGTTTTGCAGGATATAATTGATTTTATTAGCGGCAAACCTGTGCCAAATATAAAAGGATTAGTGTTTGACAACCCAAATTCGAGCACTGTCAGATTCATGTCTGAAATAGCCGGAATGAAAATTGACAAACAGAAAAATGTGTTTTCATTCAAAACCAATGAAGAGGTTATCAAGTATGTAGCTGAAAACAATGGAATGATAGGCGTTATAGGGATGAATTGGATTTTTCAACCGCCATTAGATCTTCAAAAAGTAGTGGATCAAGTGAATGTTTTAGGCGTGAAAGGCAAAGATTCGAACGAATATGTATTTCCAACACAAGACAATCTAGCCCAGGGTAAGTATCCTTTGGCACGTCATTTGTATATCGTCAACTGTCAAGGATATTCCGGATTGGGAATGGGATTTGGTTCCTTCCTTGGTGGAGAAAGAGGACAACGCATCATTTTAAAATCAGGATTAGTGCCTGAACGTGTTCCAA